The Acinetobacter sp. GSS19 genome includes a region encoding these proteins:
- a CDS encoding IclR family transcriptional regulator, with translation MHSEHSADCVEKKINFDEIRLDPISHIHRENNPQFIASLARGLEILRCFSASNQILGNQELAAMTNLPKPTIARITNTLVSLGYLKQLPNSTKYTLDIGVLGLGYAALSNISARLHAHPYMEEMSKYAQAPVAMATRDRLTMVYLDVVQTETNLTMRRPVGSTLPLHNTSMGRACLAAMPENERIFILDALAKRHGDEWPTIKRGLERAFHDYQNYGYCLSLSEWHKEVNSVAVPMVHPLHGLLVFNCGAPSYLVNQEKLENEIGPRLIHMVQNIEDALNAL, from the coding sequence ATGCATTCAGAGCATAGCGCAGACTGCGTAGAGAAAAAAATTAATTTTGATGAAATCCGTCTGGATCCAATTTCGCATATTCATCGCGAGAATAATCCACAGTTTATTGCTTCTTTAGCACGCGGTTTAGAAATCTTGCGTTGTTTCTCCGCATCGAATCAGATTTTAGGTAATCAGGAATTGGCAGCCATGACCAATTTACCTAAACCCACGATTGCCCGGATTACCAATACGCTAGTTTCCTTGGGTTATTTAAAGCAGCTCCCCAATTCAACCAAATACACGTTGGATATCGGGGTGTTAGGACTAGGATACGCTGCATTATCCAACATTTCGGCACGACTACACGCGCATCCGTATATGGAAGAAATGTCCAAATATGCTCAGGCGCCGGTTGCCATGGCAACTCGTGACCGCCTCACCATGGTGTATCTGGATGTGGTACAGACAGAGACTAACCTGACCATGCGTCGCCCGGTGGGGTCTACCCTACCACTGCATAACACATCGATGGGACGTGCCTGTCTAGCGGCCATGCCGGAAAATGAACGTATTTTTATCCTCGATGCGCTGGCAAAACGTCATGGTGATGAATGGCCAACAATTAAACGTGGACTGGAACGTGCTTTCCATGATTATCAGAACTATGGTTACTGTTTATCCTTGAGTGAATGGCATAAAGAAGTTAATTCCGTCGCCGTGCCAATGGTGCATCCGCTGCATGGTTTATTGGTCTTTAACTGTGGTGCACCAAGTTATCTGGTGAATCAGGAAAAGCTGGAAAATGAGATTGGCCCTCGCCTGATTCACATGGTACAGAACATTGAAGATGCGCTAAACGCCCTTTAA
- the argG gene encoding argininosuccinate synthase, producing MLGQAMTDNATILQNVPVGQKVGIAFSGGLDTSAALLWMKQKGAMPYAYTANLGQPDEDDYDAIPKKAEAYGAIKARLVDCRLQLALEGIAAIQCGAFHISTGGVPYFNTTPLGRAVTGTMLVTAMKEDEVNIWGDGSTYKGNDIERFYRYGLLTNPNLKIYKPWLDQTFIDELGGRAEMSQFLIDNGFDYKMSKEKAYSTDSNMLGATHEAKDLEYLDAGIKIVEPIMGVAFWKDDVEIKAEEVSVTFEEGMPVALNGQRFENPVELILEANRIGGRHGLGMSDQIENRIIEAKSRGIYEAPGMALLHIAYERLVTGIHNEDTIEQYRINGLRLGRLLYQGRWFDSQALMLRETAQRWVAKAITGTVTLELRRGNDYTIMNTESPNLTYEAERLTMEKGDSMFTPMDRIGQLTMRNLDITDTRAKLGIYTNSGLLSIGAGSAVPQLKDKNK from the coding sequence ATGTTAGGACAAGCAATGACTGATAATGCAACCATCTTGCAGAATGTACCAGTAGGTCAAAAAGTCGGGATCGCTTTCTCAGGTGGTCTAGATACTTCTGCAGCTTTATTGTGGATGAAACAAAAAGGCGCAATGCCTTATGCCTACACAGCCAATCTTGGTCAGCCAGATGAAGATGACTACGATGCGATTCCAAAGAAAGCTGAAGCTTACGGTGCAATCAAAGCACGTCTTGTAGACTGCCGTCTGCAGTTGGCACTTGAAGGTATTGCTGCGATTCAGTGTGGTGCATTCCATATCAGCACGGGTGGTGTTCCTTACTTCAACACCACACCACTTGGCCGTGCAGTAACCGGTACCATGCTGGTAACTGCAATGAAAGAAGATGAAGTCAACATCTGGGGTGATGGTTCGACCTATAAAGGTAACGACATTGAGCGTTTCTACCGTTATGGCCTGTTGACCAATCCGAATCTTAAAATCTACAAACCATGGCTAGACCAAACATTCATTGATGAATTGGGTGGCCGTGCCGAAATGTCACAGTTCCTGATCGACAATGGCTTTGACTATAAAATGTCAAAAGAAAAAGCTTACTCGACTGACTCCAACATGCTCGGTGCAACTCACGAAGCCAAAGATCTCGAATATCTGGATGCAGGCATCAAAATTGTTGAGCCAATCATGGGTGTCGCGTTCTGGAAAGACGACGTTGAAATCAAGGCTGAAGAAGTCAGCGTGACATTTGAAGAAGGTATGCCAGTTGCGTTGAATGGTCAGCGTTTTGAAAACCCGGTTGAACTCATCCTTGAAGCCAACCGCATTGGTGGCCGCCATGGTTTGGGTATGTCCGACCAAATTGAAAACCGTATCATCGAAGCAAAATCTCGCGGGATCTATGAAGCACCGGGGATGGCGCTCCTGCATATCGCCTATGAGCGTTTGGTAACAGGTATTCATAACGAAGACACCATCGAACAATACCGCATTAACGGTTTACGTTTAGGTCGCTTGTTGTACCAAGGCCGCTGGTTTGATTCTCAAGCCTTGATGCTACGTGAAACTGCCCAACGTTGGGTGGCAAAAGCCATTACCGGTACAGTAACGCTTGAGTTGCGTCGTGGTAATGACTACACCATCATGAACACTGAATCTCCAAACCTCACTTATGAAGCTGAGCGTTTGACTATGGAGAAAGGTGACTCGATGTTTACGCCGATGGATCGTATCGGTCAATTGACTATGCGTAATCTTGACATCACCGATACCCGTGCAAAATTGGGCATCTATACCAACTCTGGCCTGCTTTCTATTGGTGCAGGCTCTGCAGTTCCACAATTGAAAGACAAAAACAAATAA
- a CDS encoding 3-oxoadipyl-CoA thiolase, with the protein MLNAYIYAGVRTPIGRHAGALSSIRPDDLAAHVIQGVLQKSGVPAQAIEDVILGDTNQAGEDCRNVARNALLVAGLPPSVAGQTVNRLCASGLAAVIDAARAISCDEGELYIAGGVESMSRAPFVLAKAESAFSREAKIFDTTIGSRFPNPTLVRLYGNDSMPETGNNVAEQYGVTREQADQFAAASQAKYQRAKQQGFFEDEILPIEISQGRKAPPKLISEDEHPRPSSDFVALQKLKPLFEGGVVTAGNASGINDGAAALLIGNQNVGEKYGLQPLARIVSAAAAGIEPRIMGAGPIEAIKKALQRAHLTLNDMDIIEINEAFASQVLSCLKGLGVAFDDPRVNPNGGAIAIGHPLGCSGARLALTAARELQRRQKKYAVVSLCIGVGQGLAMVIENPAVTNS; encoded by the coding sequence ATGTTAAATGCCTATATCTATGCCGGTGTTCGCACCCCAATTGGTCGCCATGCAGGTGCCCTTTCTTCAATTCGTCCCGATGATCTGGCGGCCCATGTCATTCAGGGGGTACTGCAAAAAAGCGGTGTCCCGGCTCAGGCTATTGAAGATGTCATTCTCGGTGACACCAATCAGGCCGGTGAAGATTGCCGTAATGTTGCACGTAATGCCCTGCTAGTGGCTGGACTGCCACCATCCGTTGCTGGACAAACGGTAAACCGTCTGTGTGCCAGCGGTCTGGCTGCAGTGATTGATGCGGCGCGTGCCATCAGCTGTGACGAAGGCGAGCTGTATATTGCCGGTGGTGTCGAAAGCATGTCTCGTGCACCATTCGTTTTAGCCAAAGCAGAATCTGCCTTTAGTCGTGAAGCGAAAATTTTTGATACCACGATCGGTTCACGCTTCCCGAACCCCACTTTGGTGCGTTTATATGGCAATGACAGCATGCCCGAAACCGGTAACAACGTTGCGGAGCAATATGGCGTGACGCGTGAACAGGCCGATCAGTTTGCTGCCGCATCTCAGGCTAAGTACCAACGTGCCAAGCAGCAAGGTTTTTTTGAGGATGAAATTTTACCGATTGAAATCTCACAAGGTCGCAAAGCCCCACCCAAACTGATCAGTGAAGATGAACACCCGCGCCCAAGTTCTGATTTTGTTGCCTTGCAGAAATTGAAGCCACTCTTTGAAGGGGGTGTCGTGACTGCAGGAAATGCTTCAGGCATCAATGATGGTGCGGCAGCTTTATTAATTGGCAATCAAAATGTCGGAGAAAAATATGGTCTGCAACCTTTGGCCAGAATTGTCTCTGCAGCTGCTGCCGGGATTGAACCACGTATCATGGGTGCCGGCCCGATTGAAGCCATTAAAAAAGCCTTGCAACGTGCACATTTGACCCTGAACGACATGGATATTATTGAAATCAATGAAGCCTTTGCCTCACAGGTATTGTCATGTCTCAAAGGTTTAGGCGTGGCCTTTGATGATCCACGCGTCAATCCGAATGGGGGGGCAATTGCAATCGGCCATCCATTGGGATGTTCTGGTGCACGCCTCGCCTTGACGGCTGCACGAGAGCTGCAACGTCGCCAGAAAAAATATGCGGTGGTGAGCTTATGTATCGGTGTGGGTCAGGGTTTGGCGATGGTCATTGAGAATCCTGCTGTGACTAATAGCTAA
- a CDS encoding NADPH-dependent 2,4-dienoyl-CoA reductase has product MTQFSHVLSPLSLGFTTLKNRVVMGSMHTGLEDRFYNYPKLAAFFAERAKGGVGLIITGGISPNRQGWLLPAGGTMSSLADLPHHRLLTHAVHKHGSKILLQILHAGRYGYQPFVVSASPVKSPISPFKPREMTEKQILKTIEDYAQSARLAKKAGYDGVEIMGSEGYLLNQFLSQQVNQRKDRWGGPIENRMRFAVEVVKAVRAAVGEQFILSFRLSLLDLVPQGNTMAEVIIVAKALEKAGITLLNSGIGWHEARVPTIVTSVPRAAFVDYTAEVKQHVSIPVIAANRINMPEVAEKILAEGKADLIQMARPFLADPFWVNKTASNRVDEINTCIACNQACLDHTFKHQRVTCLVNPQAGYETELHYPKTRHPKKVAVVGAGVAGLSAATIAAQRGHNVTLFEAKAEVGGQFNLAKVIPGKEEFYETLRYFQVQLTKTGVDLRLNTRINREQLEREGFDEVLIATGVVPRGLKIPGSDLPHVLSYAEVLQGASVGKRVAVIGAGGIGFDVAEFLLKPTTPQPLSEWQQEWGVDAHPHYTSAGGLVQPHIEAPLREIFLLQRKTTAFGAGLGKTSGWVHRAQLKKHAVRMLSGVQYKAVTQEGLWIEYQGHEQLLRVDSIVVCAGQESVNALMPTAGESTLARYQIIGGAKLAAELDAKRAIREGAEWAAKI; this is encoded by the coding sequence ATGACCCAGTTTAGCCATGTGCTGAGTCCATTGTCGTTGGGCTTCACTACTTTAAAAAATCGTGTTGTGATGGGGTCCATGCACACTGGTCTGGAGGATCGTTTCTATAATTATCCTAAACTCGCGGCATTTTTTGCGGAACGGGCCAAAGGTGGTGTTGGACTGATTATTACGGGCGGTATTTCTCCTAACCGTCAGGGCTGGTTGTTGCCTGCGGGGGGCACCATGAGCAGTCTGGCCGATTTACCCCATCACCGTTTGCTGACCCATGCTGTACATAAGCATGGCAGCAAGATTTTATTGCAAATTCTTCATGCTGGACGCTATGGTTATCAGCCTTTTGTGGTTTCTGCGAGTCCGGTTAAATCTCCCATTTCTCCTTTCAAACCGCGGGAAATGACCGAAAAACAGATTCTAAAAACGATTGAAGATTATGCTCAGAGTGCCCGTTTGGCAAAAAAAGCCGGTTATGATGGTGTTGAAATCATGGGATCGGAAGGCTATCTACTGAATCAGTTTCTGAGCCAGCAGGTCAATCAACGCAAAGATCGTTGGGGTGGACCGATTGAAAATCGGATGCGATTCGCTGTCGAAGTGGTCAAAGCTGTGCGTGCTGCAGTCGGTGAGCAATTTATTCTCTCTTTTCGCTTGTCATTGCTGGATTTGGTACCACAGGGCAATACCATGGCAGAGGTGATTATTGTTGCAAAGGCACTGGAAAAAGCCGGCATCACTTTGCTGAACAGCGGTATTGGCTGGCATGAAGCGCGTGTGCCTACCATTGTAACCTCTGTGCCGCGTGCTGCATTTGTTGACTATACAGCCGAGGTAAAACAGCATGTGAGCATTCCAGTGATTGCTGCCAATCGTATCAATATGCCAGAAGTGGCGGAAAAGATCCTTGCGGAAGGTAAGGCTGACCTGATCCAGATGGCGCGGCCATTTTTAGCGGATCCTTTCTGGGTAAATAAAACGGCAAGTAACCGCGTCGATGAAATTAATACCTGTATTGCCTGTAATCAGGCCTGTCTGGATCATACCTTCAAACATCAGCGCGTGACCTGTCTGGTGAATCCACAGGCAGGCTATGAAACGGAATTGCATTATCCGAAAACCCGTCATCCCAAAAAAGTGGCGGTGGTAGGTGCTGGGGTGGCCGGATTATCTGCGGCAACGATTGCTGCCCAGCGCGGTCATAATGTGACCTTGTTCGAAGCTAAAGCTGAGGTCGGTGGTCAATTTAATTTGGCTAAGGTGATTCCGGGTAAAGAAGAATTTTATGAAACCTTGCGCTATTTTCAGGTGCAGCTAACTAAGACTGGTGTTGATTTACGGCTGAATACCCGAATCAACCGTGAACAGTTGGAGCGAGAAGGTTTTGATGAAGTACTGATTGCGACTGGGGTCGTGCCACGTGGCCTTAAAATTCCAGGCTCAGATCTGCCTCATGTATTGTCTTATGCCGAGGTGCTCCAAGGCGCAAGCGTTGGAAAACGTGTTGCAGTCATCGGTGCAGGCGGCATTGGTTTTGATGTGGCTGAGTTTTTATTGAAACCGACAACACCACAACCCCTGTCTGAATGGCAACAGGAATGGGGGGTAGACGCCCATCCACATTACACAAGTGCAGGTGGACTGGTTCAACCTCATATTGAAGCCCCATTACGAGAAATTTTTTTATTGCAGCGTAAAACGACTGCCTTTGGTGCAGGATTGGGGAAAACCTCCGGTTGGGTGCATCGTGCACAACTGAAAAAGCACGCGGTGCGGATGTTGAGTGGCGTACAATATAAAGCTGTAACCCAAGAAGGATTGTGGATTGAATATCAGGGACATGAACAGTTATTGCGTGTTGATAGCATTGTGGTTTGTGCAGGGCAAGAATCTGTCAATGCGCTGATGCCAACAGCTGGTGAGTCAACTTTAGCGCGTTATCAGATCATTGGTGGGGCTAAACTGGCTGCAGAACTTGATGCCAAACGTGCGATCCGTGAAGGTGCTGAATGGGCAGCCAAAATTTAG
- the pyrC gene encoding dihydroorotase — MNTLTILQPDDWHAHLRDGLALKRTVPDLARQFSRAICMPNLVPPVKTVEEALAYRERIMAHVPEGMNFDPRMVLYFTDQTSPDEVRKIKASEHVNAIKLYPAGATTNSDNGVSDIRKVYAVIEQLEEHQVPLLLHGEVTHSHVDIFDREKRFLDEVLSPLLKQFPKLKLVLEHITTSDAAQFVLEQDRNVAATITPQHLLFNRNDMLVGGIKPHFYCLPILKRQTHQQTLLEVATSGNPKFFLGTDSAPHSKNAKENACGCAGCYSAPTAIELYAQAFDQVNKLDRLEGFASHFGADFYGLPRNTSTITLVKEAQVIPESFDYLDGEKIIPLYAGQTIQWRKV; from the coding sequence TTGAATACCCTAACGATTCTCCAGCCAGACGACTGGCATGCTCATTTGCGTGATGGCCTTGCGCTTAAAAGAACGGTTCCTGACTTGGCACGCCAGTTTTCCCGTGCGATCTGTATGCCGAATCTGGTTCCACCAGTGAAAACGGTTGAAGAAGCCTTGGCATACCGTGAACGCATTATGGCGCATGTTCCTGAAGGCATGAATTTTGATCCACGCATGGTGTTGTATTTCACCGATCAAACTTCACCCGATGAAGTACGTAAAATCAAAGCGTCTGAACATGTTAATGCCATAAAATTGTATCCAGCAGGTGCCACCACTAACTCGGACAATGGTGTCAGTGACATCCGCAAAGTGTATGCGGTGATCGAGCAGCTTGAAGAACATCAGGTTCCTTTACTGTTACATGGTGAAGTGACCCATTCACATGTGGATATTTTCGACCGTGAAAAACGCTTCTTGGATGAAGTATTGTCACCATTGTTAAAGCAATTCCCGAAACTAAAACTGGTGCTTGAACACATCACTACCTCAGATGCAGCCCAGTTTGTACTGGAACAGGATCGCAACGTTGCTGCAACCATTACCCCACAGCACCTGTTATTCAACCGCAACGACATGTTGGTCGGTGGCATCAAGCCACATTTTTACTGCTTGCCAATCTTGAAACGTCAGACCCATCAGCAAACGTTGCTGGAAGTCGCGACCAGTGGCAATCCAAAATTCTTCTTAGGCACAGACAGTGCACCGCACTCGAAAAATGCTAAAGAAAATGCCTGTGGTTGTGCCGGTTGTTATAGCGCACCAACAGCGATTGAACTGTATGCGCAAGCCTTTGATCAGGTCAACAAACTGGATCGCCTTGAAGGTTTTGCCAGCCATTTTGGTGCGGATTTCTATGGTCTGCCACGCAATACCAGCACAATTACACTAGTCAAAGAAGCTCAGGTCATTCCTGAAAGTTTCGACTATCTTGATGGTGAAAAAATCATTCCGTTGTATGCTGGACAAACCATCCAATGGAGGAAAGTGTGA
- the rnt gene encoding ribonuclease T: MEESVTTDAPPVIGQRFRGFLPVVVDVETAGFNSKTDALLEIACIPIIYDEHGQFIPGEAVHAHINPFEGANLDRRSLDFIGIDPFNPMRVAMAEDEKSALKRLFKVINETRRQQQCTHAILVGHNAHFDLGFLQAAIARTGTKNQNPFHSFSVFDTVTLSAMMFGQTVLAKSCIQAGLEFDGKEAHSALYDTQKTAELFCYILNKLGPHLLDNTVADQ; this comes from the coding sequence ATGGAGGAAAGTGTGACCACTGATGCCCCCCCAGTCATCGGTCAACGTTTTCGTGGATTTTTACCTGTCGTTGTCGATGTAGAAACGGCAGGTTTTAATTCCAAAACCGATGCCTTACTCGAAATTGCCTGTATTCCGATTATTTATGACGAGCATGGCCAATTTATACCGGGTGAAGCGGTACATGCACACATTAATCCATTTGAAGGGGCCAATCTGGATCGCCGCTCACTGGACTTTATTGGCATCGATCCGTTTAATCCGATGCGTGTTGCCATGGCTGAAGATGAAAAAAGTGCCTTAAAACGTCTCTTTAAAGTGATCAATGAGACACGCCGCCAACAGCAATGTACGCATGCGATTTTGGTCGGCCATAATGCCCATTTTGATCTCGGCTTTCTGCAGGCTGCGATTGCCCGTACCGGAACCAAAAACCAGAATCCATTTCATAGTTTTTCGGTCTTTGATACCGTAACTTTGAGTGCGATGATGTTTGGTCAAACCGTCCTGGCAAAATCCTGTATTCAGGCTGGGCTTGAATTTGATGGCAAAGAAGCCCATTCTGCCTTATATGACACGCAAAAGACGGCCGAACTGTTTTGCTATATTTTAAACAAACTTGGACCCCACTTGCTTGACAATACGGTGGCGGATCAATAA
- a CDS encoding amino acid permease produces MLPSHSPNDVLHQDLSASLKRAMSTRHLVMLSLGGAIGTGLFLGSGEVIAQTGPIGAILAYFLGGLIAYMVMLCLGELAVHMPSSGSFGVYAQHFIGPATGYMITWLYWLTWTATLGTEFTAAALLMQEWFPTIPVWIWTLMFAALVLILNISSTRIFAESEFWLALVKVITVTSFIALGLLAIFGLLSFQGQETAPLFSNLTTHGWFPQGIFPIFATMLIVNFAFSGTELIGVAAGESKDPAKQVPKAINTAIWRLLIFFIGTIVVISALLPYEQAGLHTAGVSSSPFVTVFSYLGIPYAEDLMRFVIITALLSAANSGLFAASRMMWSLSVRKQLPAIFSRLSQSGTPYIAILVTLLGAIPGLLSEQFAPETIFKNLLGIAAFTMVVVWMSICLSQFNFRREWYRQGHQRQELKFAVPWFPLIPILGLVFCLITCLSMAADPEMLVGFIGCLIFMAACYLSYFLLYHPRA; encoded by the coding sequence ATGCTGCCTTCACATTCTCCGAATGATGTCTTGCATCAGGATCTTTCTGCTTCCTTAAAACGTGCGATGAGTACCCGACATCTGGTCATGCTGTCTTTGGGCGGTGCCATCGGAACAGGACTTTTCCTAGGTTCAGGTGAGGTGATTGCTCAAACAGGACCAATAGGGGCAATTCTTGCCTACTTTCTCGGTGGCCTAATCGCCTATATGGTGATGTTGTGTCTAGGTGAACTGGCCGTACACATGCCCTCCTCGGGTTCTTTCGGGGTCTATGCCCAGCATTTTATTGGCCCGGCCACCGGTTACATGATCACCTGGCTATATTGGCTGACATGGACAGCAACGCTCGGCACCGAATTTACTGCGGCCGCCTTACTGATGCAAGAATGGTTTCCAACGATTCCCGTATGGATCTGGACGCTGATGTTTGCCGCACTGGTCTTGATTCTCAACATCAGCTCAACTCGGATCTTTGCCGAATCTGAATTCTGGCTGGCACTGGTCAAAGTGATCACCGTGACGAGCTTTATCGCATTAGGCCTCCTGGCAATATTTGGACTGTTGTCTTTTCAGGGACAAGAAACTGCCCCGTTGTTCAGTAACCTGACCACGCATGGCTGGTTTCCACAAGGCATTTTTCCAATTTTTGCCACTATGTTAATCGTGAACTTTGCCTTTTCTGGTACTGAGCTGATCGGTGTCGCAGCAGGTGAAAGCAAGGATCCGGCGAAGCAGGTTCCAAAAGCCATTAACACGGCCATCTGGCGTTTGCTGATTTTCTTTATCGGCACCATTGTCGTCATCAGTGCCCTGCTCCCGTATGAGCAAGCCGGTCTGCATACAGCTGGCGTGAGTAGCAGTCCTTTTGTTACGGTTTTTAGTTATCTGGGTATTCCTTATGCAGAAGACCTGATGCGTTTCGTGATTATTACAGCTCTGTTATCGGCAGCCAATTCCGGTCTGTTTGCGGCTTCCCGCATGATGTGGTCATTGTCGGTTCGCAAACAATTACCCGCCATTTTTTCTAGACTCAGCCAGTCGGGCACGCCGTATATCGCAATTCTTGTGACCCTATTGGGTGCCATTCCAGGCCTGCTCTCAGAACAGTTTGCTCCAGAAACTATTTTTAAGAACTTGCTGGGTATCGCCGCCTTTACCATGGTGGTGGTCTGGATGAGTATCTGTCTCAGCCAGTTTAATTTCCGTCGCGAATGGTATCGTCAAGGCCATCAACGGCAGGAATTAAAGTTTGCTGTGCCATGGTTTCCTCTAATTCCGATTCTAGGCTTGGTGTTCTGCCTAATTACCTGTCTCAGTATGGCTGCAGATCCGGAAATGTTGGTCGGATTTATCGGCTGCCTCATTTTTATGGCGGCATGCTACCTGAGTTATTTTCTCTTATACCATCCGCGTGCCTAG
- a CDS encoding electron transfer flavoprotein-ubiquinone oxidoreductase: MEELEREVMEFDVVIVGAGPAGLSAAIRIRQLAIENNLADLSVCVVEKGSEVGAHILSGAVLEPRALNELFPDWKEQGAPLNVPVTEDKTYFLMSDSTHKEAPHWMVPKTMHNDGNYVVSLGNVVRWLGQKAEELEVSIFPGFAAAEVLYHEDGTVKGIQTGDMGIGKDGQPTHNFAPGYGLHAKYTLFAEGCRGHLGKRLIQKFNLDQEADPQHYGIGIKELWEIDPAKHKPGLVMHGAGWPLAETASSGGWWLYHAENNQVTLGMIVDLSYQNPHMFPFMEMQRWKTHPLIKQYLEGGKRISYGARAVVKGGFNSLPKLTFPGGCLIGDDAGFLNFAKIKGSHTAMKSGMLCAEAVFEAIAAGVEKGGDLGYARLTEGEDFFAKELTTYTDKFNNSWLKEELYNARNFGPAMHKFGQWGGGAFNFIDQNLFKVPFTLHDLVPDFSALKTVDAVSFKPDYPKADGKITFDRLSSVFVSNTVHEENQPSHLKLTDASIPVNVNLPKWDEPAQRYCPAGVYEIVQEESGPRFQINSANCVHCKTCDIKDPSQNITWVTPEGGGGPNYPNM; this comes from the coding sequence ATGGAAGAATTAGAACGCGAAGTTATGGAGTTTGATGTCGTCATCGTTGGTGCCGGACCTGCAGGTCTTTCCGCCGCGATTCGCATCCGTCAATTAGCAATCGAAAACAACCTGGCAGACCTCTCCGTCTGTGTGGTTGAAAAAGGCTCTGAAGTGGGTGCGCATATCCTCTCGGGTGCTGTGCTTGAACCCCGTGCACTGAATGAACTGTTCCCCGACTGGAAAGAACAGGGTGCACCCTTGAATGTGCCAGTGACTGAAGATAAAACCTATTTCCTCATGTCGGACAGTACGCACAAGGAAGCACCGCACTGGATGGTGCCAAAAACCATGCATAATGACGGCAACTATGTTGTTTCGCTGGGCAATGTAGTGCGCTGGTTAGGCCAGAAAGCGGAAGAACTGGAAGTGTCGATCTTCCCGGGCTTTGCTGCTGCGGAAGTGCTCTATCATGAAGATGGTACGGTCAAAGGCATCCAGACCGGAGATATGGGCATTGGTAAAGATGGCCAACCAACGCATAACTTTGCGCCGGGTTATGGATTACATGCCAAATACACGCTGTTTGCTGAAGGCTGCCGTGGTCATCTCGGTAAGCGTTTAATCCAGAAGTTCAATCTGGATCAAGAAGCGGATCCGCAGCATTACGGCATCGGCATTAAAGAGCTCTGGGAAATTGATCCAGCGAAACATAAGCCGGGTCTGGTGATGCACGGTGCAGGCTGGCCTTTGGCTGAAACTGCATCATCTGGCGGCTGGTGGTTATATCACGCTGAAAACAACCAGGTGACGCTGGGCATGATCGTGGACTTGTCGTATCAGAATCCGCACATGTTCCCGTTCATGGAAATGCAGCGCTGGAAAACCCATCCGTTAATCAAACAGTATCTGGAAGGTGGTAAGCGTATTTCTTATGGTGCGCGTGCGGTCGTCAAAGGTGGTTTTAACTCTTTACCTAAACTGACGTTCCCAGGCGGCTGTCTGATTGGTGATGATGCTGGCTTCCTGAACTTTGCCAAGATTAAGGGTTCACATACCGCAATGAAATCCGGCATGTTATGTGCTGAAGCGGTGTTTGAAGCGATTGCAGCGGGTGTGGAAAAAGGTGGTGATCTGGGTTATGCCCGTCTGACTGAAGGTGAAGATTTCTTTGCCAAAGAACTCACTACTTATACCGACAAATTTAACAACAGCTGGCTGAAAGAAGAACTGTACAACGCACGTAACTTTGGCCCGGCGATGCACAAGTTCGGTCAATGGGGCGGCGGTGCGTTTAACTTTATTGACCAGAACCTGTTTAAAGTGCCGTTTACCCTGCATGACCTGGTACCGGATTTCAGCGCATTGAAAACAGTCGATGCGGTGAGCTTTAAACCGGACTATCCAAAAGCGGATGGCAAGATCACTTTTGACCGTCTGTCTTCGGTGTTTGTATCAAACACGGTGCATGAAGAAAACCAGCCATCGCATCTCAAACTGACCGATGCCTCAATTCCGGTGAATGTGAACCTGCCAAAATGGGATGAACCGGCACAGCGTTACTGCCCTGCAGGCGTGTATGAGATTGTGCAGGAAGAAAGTGGTCCACGTTTCCAGATCAACTCGGCGAACTGCGTGCACTGCAAGACCTGTGACATCAAGGATCCTTCACAGAACATCACCTGGGTAACGCCGGAAGGTGGTGGTGGTCCAAACTATCCGAATATGTAA